Below is a genomic region from Prolixibacteraceae bacterium.
ACAGTGGTAGCATTTCAGAAGACCCAAGTATTAAAGGCTATGATTGGGTGCGCTTTTCTACAATGGAGATATTAAACCAAAAATGGAAGTGCCATATCGCTTCTGAAGATGATCAATGTAATAATAATCTGATGTTTCTTCATATTCCAATGCCTGAATATGCAATGGCAACCAAAAGAAAATATAGAGATATAAAACCCATAGGTACTCATAGAGAAAGAGTATGTGCACCACGAATCAACAGTGGACTATTTTATTACCTTTGGGAACATCAATTTAAAGGAGTGTTTGTTGGCCATGATCACGACAATGACTATGTGGCTCAAATGTATGGAATACCATTAGTTTATGGTAGAAGAACAGGGAAGAATACCTGTTATGGAAAGATGAGAATGGGCGTTCGCGTCATAGAATTAAATATAGATTCATCTTACCGCACGTGGATCATTGACAGCAAATTAAAACATCACCATTTTGTTACACTTCCACATAAAAAAACAAAATAACTAATGAGAATTCTATATTTACATGGACTTGGGTCTGATGGACTCATGAAAGGGAAACGTGATATTTTAGAGAAAAATCTAAAAAGTAGAAACATCTATTCACCTCTATTAGATTACTATCAAAATGAGATAGAAAACAAGATTGAGAGCATTTTTAGGAAAGACAACTACGATTTAATTATCGGTTCCTCAACAGGCGCTATGGTTGCTCATGCTCTTTCTGCACTTTATGGAACCAAAGCAATATTAATGAACCCTGCATTTTCTCATCCTATTGTTGATAAACTCATGCCTAAACTAATTAGGTCTACAAGATTGGGAGATCATTGTATTTACGTTTTTGGTTCAGAAGATAATGTCGTACCGATAGAAGGGACACAAAGATTCTTATCAATTGATCACTTTCCTAAGGGAAGGAGTATGGTTATCGAAGGAATGGAACACCGTATTAGAGTTGAAGAGTTGAACCAGATATTCTCTTCCTCCCTAGTACAATCATTTATTACAAAAGAGACCTTAACTTAAGAATATTTCTTTTGACATGTTCGCAATTATTTTAGCACTGAGAATATTATATACAATAAGCATCTCATCTTTAAATCATGCAAAGCAGTTCTTATTTTCATTGGAATAATCTGTAAGATATTGAACTATTATCTCACCTTAATTGTATTAGTTAGCAGAATAATGATTTTTATTAACTAATATCTTGATTATGAAAAAAGTATATTCCTTTGCAACGAAAAAGGTAGCTTTGCTTTTTGCATTGATGTTTATTGGAGTTACACTTTCAGCACAACAAGGAGGAGGATTGATGCTTTATGAAGTAGCAACTCCTAATATCGGGAATGCTAATGCTGGACAATCCGCAGTAGCACATGATGCATCTACTGCTTACTTCAACCCTGCAGCGATGAGTGAAGTGAAAGATCAAAGTTGGTTGGTTGGTATTCAAGGAATGCTTCCTAAATTTAATTTTGAATCAACTGAAAGTGCTTATCCAAATGATAATGCTGGCAAATTCACTCCTTCTTTGGCAGTTTACTGGTTAAAACACCTTAGTGATAAATGGACTATTGGCGCAACACTTAATTTTCCAATGGGTTCTTCTTTAGACTACGGAGATAATTGGGAAGGAAAATACTATCTAACGAAAGCGACAATTGCAGTAGCAAATATTGCACCCGCAGCTTCTTTCAAATTAAGTGAGAAAGTAAGTTTTGGAGTGGCTGCCAACTTCTATATTGGTATGTTATCTGAAGACATTGCTATTCCAAGTGTGATTACAGGCGCACCTGATGGAGAAGCAAATATTGATGGAACGTCGTTTAGCATGGGGTTCCAATTTGGTTTTCATTATCGGCCCAATAGTACTCTTTCGTTGGGTTTAACCTACAGATATAAATCAACCATTGATTTCCAAGGCGACGCAGATGCTACAAATTACTTTATTAATGGAGAAAAATACACTTCTGCAAGATACTCTACAGATATGCTTATTCCTCATGGTGTAAACTTTAGTATTAGCAAATACTTTGGGGATGTCGAGTTATTATTTGATTTAGGTTATTGTAATTGGGCTGGTTTCGATTATCAATCCATCATTCTGAAAGAAGAGTACGATGCACATATTGAGAGAAAATGGCAAGATACTTATCGAGTTGGTTTAGGTGGTAATTACTTTATTAATGACAAGTGGACTGTTAGAGCAGGGCTTTCTTTCGATTCATCTCCTGTTGACGAGCAATATAGAACTCCTGACCTACCTCTTAGTGGAGTTTATAGATTTGGAGCAGGTGGAACAATGAGAATTAATGATAAATTCGACCTTTCACTAAGTTATAACTTTATGCTTGGTATTGATAATGATTTGAATCAAGTTTCTAATTTAAAAGGGAATCTTATTGGAACATATGATCCAACCAATATCCATACAATAGCTATTTCATTGGGATTCTAGCTTTCAATAATAGAGTAAAAAAAGGGATGGTCGATATATGATGGACCAACCTTTTTTTACGATTTTGTCTTGTCCTCCTAAAACTTCGCACAAATTAATATCGATATATAATAGAGACCATCACATTTACTACAATAAATAAACATTCTCAGGATAATGATGTTTCTGTAAGTGTATTATCAAAAACAATTACAATGAAAAAAATCATCATATCATTCAGTGTTGCTATCTTAACATTTATATCATCAGTAGAAGCACAAAATAGCATTTACGACTATAAAGTGGTAAACATTGATGGAAAAGAGATCTCATTAGATCAATTTAAAGGGAAAAAGATTTTAATCGTAAACACTGCATCTAAATGTGGTTTTACATCACAATATGAAGATCTAGAGAAACTTTACAAGAAATATAAAGATAGTGATTTTGTTATTATAGGATTCCCTAGCAATGATTTTGGAAGTCAAGAGCCAGGCAATAATATAGAAATAAAAGAGTTTTGTTCAGTAAGCTATGGAGTTACCTTTCCCATGATGTCAAAAATAAAAGTTAAAGGAGATGACAAAGCACCCATATACAAATGGCTTACAATGAAATCATTAAATGGTGTAAAAAATAGTAGTGTCAAATGGAACTTTCAAAAATATGCCATTAATAGAGATGGAACGTTACATGATTTTTACTATTCAATAACCAAACCCATGAGTGATAAGATAATAGAATGGATCGAAGAATAGTAAATCACAAGAGAGTTCTTATTTCAAATAGTATTCTTCAGTTTATTGATATTGCTTAGTGTAGAGGTATTTATATCTGACGATCTTTAATTACATCAAATGATTTGAATGAAAGTTTCAGTTAGAAACTTCTAGGCATATACTATACTTAAACAGAATAGCTTAAAATAAGGTTCTGAATCCTTTTTTGCCACTGATAAACAAAATATATTTTCAAGCAATTTATCTTCATTTCAAAATAGATCTGATTTTATTAGAATAAATGAGGAGCTTTCATCGAAATCTTTGTGTTTTGCCCTTGAATAAGTTATTTTTGTATCTCATCAAAATCTCATTCTATGGATTACCATCAATTAGAACAACGAATTAATTCTTTTACAGATCATGAAATACGTAAGGCTCTTTTTATGCGTGATGATTATGAACCGATGGCTGTTGAGATTTTAATTCAGGTGGCAAAAGATAGAGGGATTATTGAGCAAGAAGATGATATTGATAGAATGGACCCCTTAGAGTTTGGAAGGAATAAGAAATTTGGTGTTTTTTCGCCCATTACCAACCATGAAACATTACATCGACTGGTCGGTAGTATGCATCGCATAATGTTTATATTTACTGCAATTCCTCTTATATATGGAGGACAACTTATAATGAAAAAGGATTATTTCTTGGGAGTAATAAGTGTTATTGCAGCCATTGTGTGGTTAGGGTGTATTCTTTCTCATAAGAAGAATGGCAATAAAAAAACGGTTCAGTTTCTTAGAATTTTTTCTGTATTACTTGGAACCACTCTAGTTTGTCATTGGATTTATACTACACCTAACGAACCAATGAATATCCTAGTTGCTGTTCTAACCTTTCTTTTCCCAGTGCTCTCAGCTCACTATCTCTATAAACTGAGCACACAAGAAGAAGAAAATACAATTACTAAATAGATTTATACTATGTACGCAGAAATTCATACTGAAAAAGGGATGATGAAAGTTGAGTTTTACGAGCAAGATGCTCCTAAAACAGTTGAAAACTTTGTAGGTCTTTCAAAAAAAGGATTCTATGATGGGTTAACATTTCACCGTGTTATTCCTGATTTTGTAATCCAAGGAGGATGTCCTAAAGGTACTGGAGTAGGTGGTCCTGGTTATTCTATCGACTGTGAATTGGATGGAGACAACCAATATCATGACCGCGGAGTTCTTTCTATGGCTCATGCAGGTAGAAATACAGGTGGATCACAATTCTTTGTTTGTCACAATCGTGAGAACACACAACATTTAGACCGTAATCACACTTGCTTTGGACGTGTGGTTGAAGGATTAGATGTTATCGATGATATTCGTCCTGGAGACCAAATCGAAAAGATCTTAATTATAGAATAAGCATCTATAATGTATTTAAAAAGGGAGTCGGCATTATGCTTGCTCCCTTTTTCATTGAAAACCAATTTTTATGAAAGTACTTGTTTTTTACGTTAAGTCATTTCAATATACTCCACAACAAAAAAGCTTAGATATTGCGCCTGATAGCAATATGAAAACGCAAATTATTGAAGATGCAATTCTAGCGTTTATTCACCTTGAACCTTCTGACCAAGAGATGTCTCTAAAATCAAGAGATAAGAAATTAGCCAACCACTTAAAGTGGTGTTGTAGAAAGAACGATACGAAAAATGTAGTGATCCACTCTTTTGCACATTTAGCAGAAGCAAAAGCGGACTGGGAGTACACAAGAGACATGCTGAATCTATGTGAAGAGAGACTAAAGAGTGTGGGATATGAGACACATCAGACTCCTTTTGGGTATTTTTTAGATCTAAAGATTGATGCACCTGGACACTCTTTAGCAAGGCTATGGAAGACACTATAGTTAATTAAAGATGAACTATTTACATTTCATTGATGTTAATCTTTTAGAATCAACTGAAATGTCGTATGTCTTCAAAAATTATCAAAATCAATAGTTTGGCGATTGCCATATTCTTATGTTTCTCTTGTTTGCAAGGAGTAGGACAAACAAAGAGTAAGAATAAGTATCAGAAACAACAGTTTAATACGTTGGAAGAGCGATCTAAGATGAAATATCGATTTATCCCTCTTCCATCGTATGATCCTGCAACAAAATTTGGTCTACTATTGACCAACCTTTTCACCTACTACCCTAATAAGAATGACACAATATCTCCACCGACCACTACAGGTATATTTTTAATGGGAACAACCAATGGTTCGTGGTTTACGGGTGTAGCTCAGTCCACCTATTTAGATCATGACAAATGGAGATTAAATGGATTCTTTGGTATTGGTGGCATCAATCAGACAATGACACTTGGGACCTTAGGTGATGCGGATTCTAAGAAACAACTTGCTGCAATTAACATTGATTTTCAACGCAATATAGGACATCAAATATTTATTGGTTTACGATACAGTTATCGGAATATTAACATTACTGGTAGAGATGACACTTCGGAGGATAAACTAAAACAAGCAGGGTTTACAGGTCGTACAATATCAAATGGACTCGGTATTATAGGTACTGCTGACCATCGAGATAATATTTTCTTCCCATATCATGGATTCTACGTCAAATATCAAGGCATTAACTATTTTGCAAACAGTAAGGGAAAAGGTACAGATAATTACTTTGCAAATATTATTGACTATGCACACTTTTTCTCACTAAATGAAGAAAGCAGTTCGATTCTTGCCTACCATTTTGTTGGCAACTTTCTATCGGGAGATGTTACTCCAGAGAACTTTTCCATGTATGGTCATAGCCGTGGAGGAGGTATGCAGAGAGGCTATGAAACGGGATCGCATATTGATAAAAACTTAGTTAACCTCGATATAGAGTGGCGCAAACGAACTGGCCTATTTAAAAGCCGATTTGGTTACACTATTTTTACAGGTATAGGTAAAGTTTATGGCTATTATGACGATTTTAAAGACGCTGAGTGGCTTCCTAGTATTGGCGTGGGGGCAAGATATATGATCTTGCCATATGAACGCTTAAACGTGCGTTTTGACACCACTTATTCTAAAGATGGTTTTGGCTTCTATTTTGGAATTAGAGAGGCATTCTAATCACTAATGCAATAAGAGTTGTATTTTATGAACTCTTATTGCATTAAATTTAGATATTCATTTAAAGCTCTACATAATAGATAAATGCTTTCATAAGATGCTACAATATCACGATCTTGATCAGTCAACAACCACTTTCCATTATCATAATCAATAGATAGAAGAGTAGCCTCA
It encodes:
- a CDS encoding metallophosphoesterase is translated as MRPKLLFYFLIFHLTCHVATAKKRLLFHGTHFRVVQLTDMHLDRKHPSLTDYFSQLNQIIYESQANLLFLTGDIVCSADAEDGWLILKEWLDKLSIPFAFVMGNHDPENLEKSKIYEILSSSSNAYCYYSYENKAATPCYALPIYHQDKIVWNLWGIDSGSISEDPSIKGYDWVRFSTMEILNQKWKCHIASEDDQCNNNLMFLHIPMPEYAMATKRKYRDIKPIGTHRERVCAPRINSGLFYYLWEHQFKGVFVGHDHDNDYVAQMYGIPLVYGRRTGKNTCYGKMRMGVRVIELNIDSSYRTWIIDSKLKHHHFVTLPHKKTK
- a CDS encoding outer membrane protein transport protein, whose amino-acid sequence is MKKVYSFATKKVALLFALMFIGVTLSAQQGGGLMLYEVATPNIGNANAGQSAVAHDASTAYFNPAAMSEVKDQSWLVGIQGMLPKFNFESTESAYPNDNAGKFTPSLAVYWLKHLSDKWTIGATLNFPMGSSLDYGDNWEGKYYLTKATIAVANIAPAASFKLSEKVSFGVAANFYIGMLSEDIAIPSVITGAPDGEANIDGTSFSMGFQFGFHYRPNSTLSLGLTYRYKSTIDFQGDADATNYFINGEKYTSARYSTDMLIPHGVNFSISKYFGDVELLFDLGYCNWAGFDYQSIILKEEYDAHIERKWQDTYRVGLGGNYFINDKWTVRAGLSFDSSPVDEQYRTPDLPLSGVYRFGAGGTMRINDKFDLSLSYNFMLGIDNDLNQVSNLKGNLIGTYDPTNIHTIAISLGF
- a CDS encoding glutathione peroxidase, which produces MNKHSQDNDVSVSVLSKTITMKKIIISFSVAILTFISSVEAQNSIYDYKVVNIDGKEISLDQFKGKKILIVNTASKCGFTSQYEDLEKLYKKYKDSDFVIIGFPSNDFGSQEPGNNIEIKEFCSVSYGVTFPMMSKIKVKGDDKAPIYKWLTMKSLNGVKNSSVKWNFQKYAINRDGTLHDFYYSITKPMSDKIIEWIEE
- a CDS encoding peptidylprolyl isomerase → MYAEIHTEKGMMKVEFYEQDAPKTVENFVGLSKKGFYDGLTFHRVIPDFVIQGGCPKGTGVGGPGYSIDCELDGDNQYHDRGVLSMAHAGRNTGGSQFFVCHNRENTQHLDRNHTCFGRVVEGLDVIDDIRPGDQIEKILIIE
- a CDS encoding threonyl-tRNA synthetase editing domain-containing protein — its product is MKVLVFYVKSFQYTPQQKSLDIAPDSNMKTQIIEDAILAFIHLEPSDQEMSLKSRDKKLANHLKWCCRKNDTKNVVIHSFAHLAEAKADWEYTRDMLNLCEERLKSVGYETHQTPFGYFLDLKIDAPGHSLARLWKTL
- a CDS encoding outer membrane protein assembly factor, giving the protein MSSKIIKINSLAIAIFLCFSCLQGVGQTKSKNKYQKQQFNTLEERSKMKYRFIPLPSYDPATKFGLLLTNLFTYYPNKNDTISPPTTTGIFLMGTTNGSWFTGVAQSTYLDHDKWRLNGFFGIGGINQTMTLGTLGDADSKKQLAAINIDFQRNIGHQIFIGLRYSYRNINITGRDDTSEDKLKQAGFTGRTISNGLGIIGTADHRDNIFFPYHGFYVKYQGINYFANSKGKGTDNYFANIIDYAHFFSLNEESSSILAYHFVGNFLSGDVTPENFSMYGHSRGGGMQRGYETGSHIDKNLVNLDIEWRKRTGLFKSRFGYTIFTGIGKVYGYYDDFKDAEWLPSIGVGARYMILPYERLNVRFDTTYSKDGFGFYFGIREAF